From Anoplopoma fimbria isolate UVic2021 breed Golden Eagle Sablefish chromosome 11, Afim_UVic_2022, whole genome shotgun sequence, one genomic window encodes:
- the LOC129098935 gene encoding neuropeptide B-like — MEMPAKFLFPIVIVSLLVACSPTEAWYKQVAGPSYYSVGRASGLLSGIRRSPYVRRAEPDPSDSDEVAINNVFPEYTPQNFILKTMPVCIKDITPNLQSCELFQGIKGLFKCKAEVFLTLDSADCAGD, encoded by the exons ATGGAGATGCCCGCTAAATTCTTGTTCCCCATCGTGATCGTCTCCCTGCTGGTGGCCTGCAGTCCAACGGAGGCATGGTACAAGCAGGTGGCAGGTCCGAGCTACTACTCGGTGGGGAGGGCGTCCGGCCTGCTGTCCGGCATTCGGAGGTCACCGTACGTCAGGAGAGCCGAGCCGGACCCGTCAGACAGCGACGAGGTGGCGATCAACAACGTGTTTCCGGAGTACACTCCGCAAAATTTCATCTTGAAGACGATG CCTGTTTGCATCAAAGACATTACACCAAACCTGCAGAGCTGTGAACTCTTCCAGGGAATCAAGGGTTTATTTAAGTGCAAAGCGGAAGTCTTCCTCACTCTGGACTCTGCAGACTGTGCAGGAGACTGA